One part of the Magallana gigas chromosome 5, xbMagGiga1.1, whole genome shotgun sequence genome encodes these proteins:
- the LOC117686909 gene encoding heterogeneous nuclear ribonucleoprotein D0-like, with the protein MKNTILALVLVACMVSLTSARTPPYHGKCYYWKRCSIWRQCGWGKYCDFRYGHHGYCCSQYHGGHGHGYGGYDDYGGHGSYGYDGYGHHVDRY; encoded by the exons ATGAAGAACACTATTCTTGCTTTGGTTCTCGTTGCTTGTATGGTGTCTTTGACATCGG CTCGGACTCCTCCTTATCATGGAAAATGCTACTACTGGAAAAGATGTAGCATCTGGAGGCAATGCGGCTGGGGGAAATATTGCGACTTTAGATATGGCCATCATGGTTACTGCTGTAGTCAAT ATCATGGCGGACACGGCCATGGCTACGGTGGCTACGATGATTATGGTGGCCATGGAAGTTATGGTTATGACGGCTATGGTCATCATGTTGATCGTTATTAA